A region of the Spirochaetota bacterium genome:
CTACACTTACAAAGCAAAGGTTTTCTCTCTCAAAGGCTTCATATATGAGTTTGTTATACCATGACTTGTGTCTAAATTCTACTGCTAGAATGTAGTCCTTGAATGCTCTTTTCAGTTTGAGTAGATAATCAAGGTTTTTCTGTGAGAAGTGAAAACTTTGGGGAAACTGCGCTAGAAGTGTTTCTAGCATTCCTTTGTTCTTCATAGGTTCTATCGCTACGAGAAAGTCATCTCTCTCTTTTTCAGGGACTACTTCATAACTTTCTGGTAAGGTTGTCTGGTGTGTAAATGAAGAGAAGAGTTTTATAGTGAATACGAAATTACTAGGAACATTTCTCGCTATTGCGTTCAGGATATACTTATTCGGCATCCTGTAATATGTAAAGTTTATCTCAACCGTCTTGAAGTATCTTGAATAGTAATTTAGAAACTTATTCTTGTCAAGGTTTTCTGGATAGAAAACTCCTACCCAGTCCTCATAACTCCAGCCTGATGTCCCAACTAGTATCTTTTCATCCATACACTCCACCAGAAACTCCTGCCCTCACTCTTCCACTTTTCGTAGTATAAGGTAGGAATGAAATTATCTTTAAACTCTACAGTTTTTTTCTCATCTAAAGACCAGTTGCCTAAAACACGGCAAAGTATATTATTTATAGTATCGTATATGTATTCAACATCAGTAGCAAGGTGAAATAGCCCACCAACTTTTGTTATTCTATCAATCATACTCATAAATCCAAGTTCGTAGAGTCTATTCCTCCATTGGTATTCTTTACCCCAAGGTTCTGGAAAGTTCATAAATGCTTTCTCAACGCAATGGTTTGGGAAGAATAATGGTATTATATTCGTAGCATCACCAGAAACCACAAAAACATTTAAAAACCTGCTTCTCTCAATCCTGCGTTTTGACTTCCTAGCCCTCTTCACATCAAGTTCAATACCTAGAATGGTTTTGTCTGGATGACTTTTGGCAAGATGTTCAAGAAATATTCCATTACCACTACCTATCTCTAAAATTATGTTTTTATTCTTCAGAACTTCAACAAGTCCGTCAGGACTTGCGAGAGTAAGTATGCTATCGGAATACTTTCTCATAGCGAAACCCTAACCTTCTCAACGCTAAATTCGGATACCTCAACAACCTCAAATGTAATCTCATCAAATTTTATCTTTTCACCAACTTTCGGTAGAAATCCATTTAGAGATAGTATTAGCCCGTTTACGTTGCTTTCATTTAGTTTTGGATATTCCTGAAGGAACTTTGAGACATTCTTTCCAAGCATCTCTAGTATATCAACGACTTTATCCTCTCCTTTTGCTATCAAAGTTCTTTTAGTTATATCTTTACTTTTGACTTTTACTACCGTATCTAGAATAGTGCTCAAAATTTCATTCTTGGAGATTACTCCTACAACGTTGCCTAGGTCATTGACTACGAATATCAGTTCTTCAAGATTTATGTTTTCATATTGCATAATTCTTGAGAATTGAAAATCCTCATACACAACTATGCTTGGTTTCTTTAAAACTTCTAAAACCGTTGCTTTTGAAATTTTTTCGCCCTTTAGTTTTAGGATATCTTGAATTTTGACAAAACCTAAAACTTTCAGGTTTTCTGCCACAATAACATACTCTTTACCTCTAAAATAGTCAAAAACATCTTTGAGTTTTGTAGAGGGTGATACAACTCCAACCTCGTCTATCTTTGACATTACATCTCTCAGTTTTAAATACTCAATCTCAGCTGTGTTTTTTAGAATATCAGTGATGGTAGAGTATTCATCACTTTCAAACTCCTTCTGTAGTGTCGCTACGATATGTTCAAAAGATGTTTGGTCATCTGGCTTTTTTCTGAATATCAGAGAGCCTAGTCCTGCTATTGGTAGGAACACTGGATATGTCAAGATTATTATCCTATCTTTATACTTTCTAAAGATTGCTTTTGGTAAAACTTCAGAGAATATGAATAAGAATGGGGTTATAACGAGTATGGATATCACACCGGATAGTATCTCTGGAACATTGAGGCTTACGAATATGTTGAAGACCGCTATTGCAAAGAGAACATTCCAAAGAGTATTGAGGAAGAGGAATAGGAAGATAAATATACGCTTGTTTATAATTATAAACTCAATCTTACTATACTTTTTTGCTGGAATGTTTATCTTTGAGATGTCGTAGATGTTGAGTGCGATAAACATTGCTTCAAAGCCAGAGCTCAAACTACTCAACACGGCTGTAGTAAGTGCTAATAGAATACTCTCAATCATAGATTAATCAACTACTGCTTCAACATTCTCAAGTTCAATGGGGTAGACATCGGGATTTGTTCTCAAACCTGTTCCTTTTAGTGTTCCACCTGATGAGACTATCGTTGTCTTGTCGTTTCTAGTGTTGTATATCAATTTGGTTCTACCATCCCATATGAGTCTTGTTGAGTATATTTTCGTTTTGTTCTCGTAGTTTTCCAATACGACATTTCCATAAACTTCTGCTCTATTTTGTTTTGAAAATAATTTACCGCTGTCTCCCTTGAGACTTGAGACTATTCTTCCTTTCTTGAAAAACTTTATGTCTATATTTGTCAAATCAACTTCGTTATTCTTATACACTACAGAGGATTCAGATATAAGCTCCCAAGATTTATTCTTCGTTTTTGTGTCTATTCCGATGTATTTGAATTCCTTTGAGGTTAGTAGGATGTTGTTGTCTCCAACTTTAGGTTCAACTTTTATTACGGGTGGTTCAACATCATAGTAACAACCACTTGTAAAAAGGAGTGTGAGTATGATGAATGTTATTTGTTTCACATCATAATGATAACCGAATTTTCGTTTCTTTTTCAAAGAGACTAATGACTACTGTCATCAACTATTCTTATCATCACACCTTGACCTTTAACGACTTTTAAGTTATTTATCTCGGATAGTGCTTTTATAAGATCCTTCTCTCGGGAGTGGTGCGTTACCATAACGAGTGGGACAAACTCGTGAGGGCTAACTTCCTTCTGTATTACTGACGCTATACTGATATTGTTATCTCCTAGTATCTTGGATATTGCACTCAAGACACCTGGTCTATCTATCACTAGAAATCTTAAGTAATACCTGGAATATATATCACCTATCGGCTTTATCTCTCGGTTTTCAAATTCTTTTGTTTTCTCGGCAACAATTGGGTTTTGAATATGTTTAGCAATTTCAACAATATCAGAGATTACAGATACGGCGGTTGGATATCTACCTGCTCCTTTCCCGTAATACATTGAGACACCGAGATTTTTACTCTCAATAAGGATTGCGTTGTATTCGTTTCTCACGAATGCGAGTTGGTTTGTCTTGCTTATTAATGAAGGGTGAACTCTAACTTCAATAGTTCCATCGTCATCTATCTTTGAGATGCCTAGTAGTTTAAGAACAAAACCTAATTCATAAGCATACTTAACATCTTCAAGTGATATGTTTCTGATACCTTCAACATGTATGGCGTTGAAGTTAACTTTTGTGTTGAACGCTAGTCTTGTAAGTATGGCAATCTTATGTGCTGTGTCAATACCGTCAATATCAAGCGATGGGTCTGCTTCCGCAAAACCTAGTTCCTGTGCTTTCTTCAAGGCAGTAGCAAATTCCATATTTTCTTCAAACATCTTTGTAAGTATAAAGTTTGTAGTTCCATTCACAATGCCAAGTATTTGACTCACCCTGTCTCCAACTAAACTGTCTCCGAGAATTCTAATTATTGGTATTCCACCTGCTACACTTGCTTCAAACCCAACAACAACATTATGTTGCCTTGCTAGTGAGAATATCTCATCCCCTCTTTCAGCGAGAAGTGCTTTATTTGCAGTGACAACATTTTTACCTGCCTTTATCGCTTTTGTTATTATATCGTAGGGAACATCTATTCCACCGACGAGTTCTACAACTATACTAACTTCTTTGTCATTTATGATCTCGTTGTAGTCGGGAGTTTTTTTTGAATAGAGTATCTCAACGCCACTACTACGAAATGTTTTGCTCGCTACATACTTAAGTTCAATATCAACACCTGCTCTTTTTCTTATTAACTCTCTACTACTTTGTAGTATATCAACAACGCCACCACCTACAACCCCAAAGCCAACAACTCCTACACAAACCTTCTTCATATTGAAGGTCATTTTATAGCAAAACCAATGGTTTATACAAATTTGCTTTTCAGTCTTGTCTAGATGAACTAATGGAAATGGTAAAGTACTGGTTTATACTTATAAAATTTCAGTATAAATGGATACAGAAAGAATTCGTAGGAGGATAATGAACATAAAAAAAATGCTAGAGAGTGCATTGGCTTTGACAAAAGATCCCAGGAGAATAGAAAGTATAAAAGCATCTCTTATTATGGTATCAAAGGATCTGAAAAAGATAGATGAAGGAACATTTACAGAAGAAGATATGAAAAGATATGAAGCTAGCAAGTATAAAGAAACCGAGCAAGAACCAATAGAATACTCTTTTGACATTCTAGAGACGATACCGAAGGTTTCGCCGTCACCTTATATATCCGATAAGGAATTGGTTGATATAAACAGTTATTTTGATTTCTTTGAGAAGGAGTATCTTCCGTTGTTTACTCCGAAATATCTTAAAGTTTTGTTTTCGTATCAACATAAGTTGGACTATTTCTTTTCTGAATTCAGAAAAATTCAGATGTTATTTTCCAAGTATGTTGAGTTAGTTGAAAATATAAGCAAAAGTGATAATGATATGTATATATCCGAGATGCAGAGACTCAGAAGGAAAAGGTTTAGGGAGTTGCTTTTTAATGTTGATAAGTTTTTTGAGGAACTACAAGAATTTCTAGAGGCAATACTTGAGAAACCTACATCGGACGGGATACTACTTGAGCCGCGTTTCGTTATAGAGTTTGATACTTTTCAGAACAAAGTTATAAATAATATAGAGGCGATTGAGGCGATAAAAGATATGTATAAATTTGTCACTGAGGTTAGAAACTATATAGGATTAGCTGGTGGTTAAGGGAGGTAAATATATGCCTGATCCGAGAACGAATGTGTATAACACGATAATAGGTGAAAATTCCTTCTTTGAAGGAAGGTTTATGGTTAATGGCAGCATAAGGATTGATGGAAAATTTGAAGGAGAAATGCTAAAAGTATCACACGTCACCATAGGAGTAAAAGGTAAAGTTAAAAGTAATATATCTGCTATGAATGTTGTTGTTGAAGGGGTACTGATAGGGAATATTGATGCAAAAGTTAGAGTGATGCTACTACCGACGAGTAGAGTATATGGGGATATAACAACTCCGGAGATAATAATTCAACAGGGTGTCCTCTTTGAGGGCAAGATAAAGATAGTTCAAGATAGAAGTATATCTGTAAAAGAGGAGATTGAGAAGATTTACAGAGGAACCTAATGTTGCTTGAGAATCTTGATAGTGTTCCTGAGTATGTAAGCGGGACAAAGGATGTTCCTTTCAAAGTAAGGCTCTCTTCAAACGAGAATAACTACGGACCTTCACCAAAAGTCATCCGTAGAATAAAGGAAATCTCAAAAGAGACTCATAGGTATCCTAATTCTTCATACTATCGTCTCAAGGAAGTTTTGGCAGATTTTAATTCAGTTTCACCTTCAAACATCATACTAGGTAATGGTTCGGATGAGATATTCCTAAACTTATTCCTGATTTTCTTGAACTCTCAAAATTCGCTTGTTACGATTGAAAGGACATTCACATACTACAAAATAGTTGCTACAATGGTCGGTGCGAAGGTTATTGAGGCAAAAAGAGGTGATAACTTTGCAATATCCTGTGAAAATATACTTTCATCAGTAGATAAAACTACAAGGATAATAATATTCCCATCACCGGATAACCCAACAGGTGTCATAACAACAAGGGAATGTATTGAGAGAATCTTGAAGAATATTCCTGAAAGCACACTGTTTATCTTGGATGAGGCGTATTTCCAGTTCGTTCCTAAAGATAAGTATTGGGATAGTATTAGTCTTGTTAAGAAGTATCCTAATTTTATTGTAACGAGGACATTTTCAAAACTTTATGGACTTGCTGGTGTTAGGTTGGGATATGGTATATGTGATGAGAGTATCACTAGACTATACGAGAAGGTAAGAATGCCTTTTAATATTTCACTCGTTGCTATGGAGAGTGGAATAGTAGCGTTGTCTGATGTTGAGTATTATTCGAAGGTTCTTAGTCTAATACTGAAGGACAAGGAGAGAGTTATGGTAGAGTTTGAAAAGATAGGGATGTGGGTTCTTAAAGAGTCTTACGCTAATTTCTTGTTCATAAGGGCATCAAAGAACCTTGATAGGAGACTACTAGAGTATGGGATAATGATAAGGGATCTCAGATCGTTTGGTTATGATAATGAGTATTATAGGGTTACAATAGGTAAAAGCAAAGAGAATGAATTTTTGCTAGAAGTTTTACCACGATGTGTCGGATAGGTGTATTTTGTGTAAGTAGAACTAGAGTTGATAATAATTTCATAGGTTCTTCAGGTATGTTTATGATCTTGAGGATTCCTAAAGTGTCAAGGATATCCTTTTTTTATCATAACGTCTCTTGCTAGTAAGAGGAAGAGGAACTACACCTAATTGTAAATTTTAGGCTTTGCTATGATTGTATTGTAGTAGTAAGACCATTCTTAGTGTTTGTATCCAATAATATCGTTTTTTAAATCCTACAAGATATCTTGATTATGTAGTCTTCCATTTAGAGACTATAGGTTAGTAACCGTGTTGTTAGTAGATATTAAGGCGTCTATAGCCAGATTGTTATTTATAATGTTGATGTCGTTTATATCAGTCCCTGGTACACCTTCTCTATATAACACTTTTAATGTATTAGTTGCGAATTTATTTTCAACTAGGATGTGAGCTGATATATCAGATTCTTCAAAAATTCCTGTTGTTGTAGTAGCACTACTACCACCTATTAAGCAGTTTGATATGACCAGCCCATCAGTTACGTTATTCAATCGGATTACTTTATTTGGACCACAGTTTGTGAATATGTTGTCTATTATCCAGAGTCCCTTAACATTGTTGGCGAATATACCTCCTGTGTCTCCACTAGCATTAGCAAATACACTTGAGATGATAATATTAGACGGAGATGAAATAATGTAGATACCAGAAGTATTGCTGGCGGTGTTAAGAAGTATCTGTGAGTTGGATATAACATTATATGCACTCCATATAATGTAGATAGCACCGAAGTTAGCTAACACTGTATTTCTTAAAACAAGGGATGAAACTGTATTGCTACCACCACCCTCTATGTATATAGCAGATCCATTTAAAGAAGTATTACTAATGAACTCTCCCAGCACTGTGTTGAAACTAGAGCTACCAACCAAGTATAATCCTCCTGCGTTGTTTTCTGAACTGTTGTATCTGAAAGATGAATTTATTATGTTTGAGAGAGAGTTTTGTAGTCTTGCACCACCACCTCTGCTGTTCAAACCTATTACATAGTTACTCACTATCTCCGCTGATATAGTATTGTAATGAGAAGAATTAAGAGTTATGCCTCCTCCACCAGAGTTAGCTGCTGTAGAGACGTTTGAGATTATTAGATTTGAAATGAAGTTATTGGTGGAATTGTCAAGGTATATACCTCCACCACTTCCAGAGATGTTGTATCCTACAAGACTATCTATAACATTGCTATAAGAGGAGTATAAATATACTCCTCCTCCGTATAGTGAAGAAGAATTTGATACTATTGTGCTTCTAACTGTGTTGCCACTGGAATTTTCTATGTATATTCCTCCACCATTGCTACTAGAAGTATTATTTGCTATTGAACTGCTTTGTATAAGATTATTGTCAGAGAGGAATAAATAAATTCCGCCTCCGTATGATGTTGCTCTATTTGAAATTATAGAGCTTGAAATTGTGTTACCGTATGAAGAATTGATGAATATTCCTCCTCCTTCCGGACTTATATTACTTATGAAGATACTAGCAATCAAGTTATTGTTAGCTCCTTCTAGGTATATACCTCCACCTTTATCATTGTTTGTGTTGAATGTGATGATATTGGATATTATGATATTTGAGTGAGAGTACATCAGTCCTATACCACCGCCGTAATAACTAGCACTGTTATTACTTATGATACAATTTGAAATAACTGAATGTGAAACATTACTGAAGAATACCCCGCCCCCAATGACTTCTATATCAGATGACCCATTAGCCAAACCTTTTGTTATGATAAAGCCATCTATGAAAATGTTTGACACATTCGTTGATAGAATGATATGATATAGGTTATTCATTCCATCAAGTAGAGAGTATCCTGTTCTACTAGTGAAGGTTATATTCCAGCCACCGGCCAGGTTTATGTTATTGTTGGTTATTACTACTCCACTGTCTGTTGAATTGAGACCATTTCCCGGAGTGTATGAGCCTGAGCTAACCAAGACGTTTCTGATTCCATACTGACCAGCAATTTCTAGTCCTTTTTGGATAGTTCTGACAGGTAAATTTTTGGATATTCCTAAATTAGCATCGTTACCACTAGTTGATACATAAACATTCAAAGCAACTACAAATACATTTGATATAACGTTATTGGTCCAGCCTGCTTCATCAATAGCGTAAGCGTATATTACATTTGTTCCTTCCTGTAAGTTTTCTAGGTTGGTGCTCCAAGATGTAGTGCCTGAAACTTTACCGAAACTACCACTGCTACCTAATCTAAGCCAAACTTCTTTGACCTTAATGTTATCACTAGCACTACCTAAAACTAGCGTAAAGTTAGTGGTCAAGATTTGGTTGTTCGTAGGTTGATTTATTGAAAGGCTCGGTGGTGTAAGGTCAATTATAAGATACAGTTGATTGGTAGTGCTATATTCATCATTACTACTTATGGTGAAGAAGTGGAGTTCGTTAGTTCCTTCTGGTAGGCTTGATAGGTTGGTGTTCCAGGATGTGGTTCCGTTTGCGATGCCGAAGTTTCCGGTGCTACCTAGTCTGAATCTGACTTCTTTTATACCGCTGTTGTCGGATGCTATTCCTGAGACTGTGATGGAGTTGGAAGTGATGATATGATAGTTTGTGATGTTAGTTATGGCAAGACTTGGAAGGGTAAGATCAACGATAAAATAGACTTCATTAGTCAAACTATATTTACCACTAATGCTAACTGCGAATACATATATTACGTTTGTTCCTTCAGACAAACCTGTTAGGTTTGTAGTCCAATTAGTAGTTCCGTCCACAACTCCGAAGTCTCCACTGCTACCGAGTCTAAGTCTGATTTCCTTCACTCCGTCATCACTAGATGATGTTCCTGATACTACCAGAGAATTAGTTAGAAACACCTGATTGTTTGTAGGTGAAACTATTGAAACAGTAGGGATAGACGTTGAAAATTGGTAGGATTGGTAGTAGTATTTCTAGGTATGAGATCAGTAAGACTGGTGCAGTTAGTGAGATGTATTAATAGACCGGATAAGAAAAGGAACAAAAGGTAAAGTTTAAGTCTATTCATAAATCCACCTCACAAATAATATATACAACAAACTAATCTACAATTCAACTAAAATCTTTACGAATTTCAGACTT
Encoded here:
- a CDS encoding polymer-forming cytoskeletal protein, producing MPDPRTNVYNTIIGENSFFEGRFMVNGSIRIDGKFEGEMLKVSHVTIGVKGKVKSNISAMNVVVEGVLIGNIDAKVRVMLLPTSRVYGDITTPEIIIQQGVLFEGKIKIVQDRSISVKEEIEKIYRGT
- a CDS encoding homoserine dehydrogenase, producing the protein MKKVCVGVVGFGVVGGGVVDILQSSRELIRKRAGVDIELKYVASKTFRSSGVEILYSKKTPDYNEIINDKEVSIVVELVGGIDVPYDIITKAIKAGKNVVTANKALLAERGDEIFSLARQHNVVVGFEASVAGGIPIIRILGDSLVGDRVSQILGIVNGTTNFILTKMFEENMEFATALKKAQELGFAEADPSLDIDGIDTAHKIAILTRLAFNTKVNFNAIHVEGIRNISLEDVKYAYELGFVLKLLGISKIDDDGTIEVRVHPSLISKTNQLAFVRNEYNAILIESKNLGVSMYYGKGAGRYPTAVSVISDIVEIAKHIQNPIVAEKTKEFENREIKPIGDIYSRYYLRFLVIDRPGVLSAISKILGDNNISIASVIQKEVSPHEFVPLVMVTHHSREKDLIKALSEINNLKVVKGQGVMIRIVDDSSH
- a CDS encoding methyltransferase domain-containing protein — translated: MRKYSDSILTLASPDGLVEVLKNKNIILEIGSGNGIFLEHLAKSHPDKTILGIELDVKRARKSKRRIERSRFLNVFVVSGDATNIIPLFFPNHCVEKAFMNFPEPWGKEYQWRNRLYELGFMSMIDRITKVGGLFHLATDVEYIYDTINNILCRVLGNWSLDEKKTVEFKDNFIPTLYYEKWKSEGRSFWWSVWMKRY
- a CDS encoding DUF72 domain-containing protein, whose product is MDEKILVGTSGWSYEDWVGVFYPENLDKNKFLNYYSRYFKTVEINFTYYRMPNKYILNAIARNVPSNFVFTIKLFSSFTHQTTLPESYEVVPEKERDDFLVAIEPMKNKGMLETLLAQFPQSFHFSQKNLDYLLKLKRAFKDYILAVEFRHKSWYNKLIYEAFERENLCFVSVDEPDIPSLPPRDFIITGKVGYLRLHSRDKNKWYQGEKLRYDYLYSKEELLEWIEKIKNKNFEKLYVYFNNCHNGQAVENAKQFIELLTQIEY
- a CDS encoding CNNM domain-containing protein, whose amino-acid sequence is MIESILLALTTAVLSSLSSGFEAMFIALNIYDISKINIPAKKYSKIEFIIINKRIFIFLFLFLNTLWNVLFAIAVFNIFVSLNVPEILSGVISILVITPFLFIFSEVLPKAIFRKYKDRIIILTYPVFLPIAGLGSLIFRKKPDDQTSFEHIVATLQKEFESDEYSTITDILKNTAEIEYLKLRDVMSKIDEVGVVSPSTKLKDVFDYFRGKEYVIVAENLKVLGFVKIQDILKLKGEKISKATVLEVLKKPSIVVYEDFQFSRIMQYENINLEELIFVVNDLGNVVGVISKNEILSTILDTVVKVKSKDITKRTLIAKGEDKVVDILEMLGKNVSKFLQEYPKLNESNVNGLILSLNGFLPKVGEKIKFDEITFEVVEVSEFSVEKVRVSL
- the lptC gene encoding LPS export ABC transporter periplasmic protein LptC: MKQITFIILTLLFTSGCYYDVEPPVIKVEPKVGDNNILLTSKEFKYIGIDTKTKNKSWELISESSVVYKNNEVDLTNIDIKFFKKGRIVSSLKGDSGKLFSKQNRAEVYGNVVLENYENKTKIYSTRLIWDGRTKLIYNTRNDKTTIVSSGGTLKGTGLRTNPDVYPIELENVEAVVD
- the hisC gene encoding histidinol-phosphate transaminase, which translates into the protein MLLENLDSVPEYVSGTKDVPFKVRLSSNENNYGPSPKVIRRIKEISKETHRYPNSSYYRLKEVLADFNSVSPSNIILGNGSDEIFLNLFLIFLNSQNSLVTIERTFTYYKIVATMVGAKVIEAKRGDNFAISCENILSSVDKTTRIIIFPSPDNPTGVITTRECIERILKNIPESTLFILDEAYFQFVPKDKYWDSISLVKKYPNFIVTRTFSKLYGLAGVRLGYGICDESITRLYEKVRMPFNISLVAMESGIVALSDVEYYSKVLSLILKDKERVMVEFEKIGMWVLKESYANFLFIRASKNLDRRLLEYGIMIRDLRSFGYDNEYYRVTIGKSKENEFLLEVLPRCVG
- a CDS encoding right-handed parallel beta-helix repeat-containing protein; protein product: MVSPTNNQVFLTNSLVVSGTSSSDDGVKEIRLRLGSSGDFGVVDGTTNWTTNLTGLSEGTNVIYVFAVSISGKYSLTNEVYFIVDLTLPSLAITNITNYHIITSNSITVSGIASDNSGIKEVRFRLGSTGNFGIANGTTSWNTNLSSLPEGTNELHFFTISSNDEYSTTNQLYLIIDLTPPSLSINQPTNNQILTTNFTLVLGSASDNIKVKEVWLRLGSSGSFGKVSGTTSWSTNLENLQEGTNVIYAYAIDEAGWTNNVISNVFVVALNVYVSTSGNDANLGISKNLPVRTIQKGLEIAGQYGIRNVLVSSGSYTPGNGLNSTDSGVVITNNNINLAGGWNITFTSRTGYSLLDGMNNLYHIILSTNVSNIFIDGFIITKGLANGSSDIEVIGGGVFFSNVSHSVISNCIISNNSASYYGGGIGLMYSHSNIIISNIITFNTNNDKGGGIYLEGANNNLIASIFISNISPEGGGIFINSSYGNTISSSIISNRATSYGGGIYLFLSDNNLIQSSSIANNTSSSNGGGIYIENSSGNTVRSTIVSNSSSLYGGGVYLYSSYSNVIDSLVGYNISGSGGGIYLDNSTNNFISNLIISNVSTAANSGGGGITLNSSHYNTISAEIVSNYVIGLNSRGGGARLQNSLSNIINSSFRYNSSENNAGGLYLVGSSSFNTVLGEFISNTSLNGSAIYIEGGGSNTVSSLVLRNTVLANFGAIYIIWSAYNVISNSQILLNTASNTSGIYIISSPSNIIISSVFANASGDTGGIFANNVKGLWIIDNIFTNCGPNKVIRLNNVTDGLVISNCLIGGSSATTTTGIFEESDISAHILVENKFATNTLKVLYREGVPGTDINDINIINNNLAIDALISTNNTVTNL